A stretch of the Porifericola rhodea genome encodes the following:
- a CDS encoding caspase family protein — translation MKLLLTIISLSCTLLSVCAQSNSTTSAAFNVHTPQDDTPPQVHISADKHLLHISLNDQVGLDTLWFNEDIIIPPKDTSYTFSRPKSHSNMYWLKATDLKGNTYEETFALDERGQLQRGVIPVSQPKAIASMFDASYYALMIGVQNYEDDEIEDLTYPVEDMIQLSHTLINLYTFEPENVQLLSNPTKSEIERKLDELKEIVGEQDNLLIFYAGHGYWNEDSQTGSWLPANARLDKASTWVRNSTVRDYIKEINSKHTLLITDACFGGSIFSSRGVSSDELMTYNALYNAPSRRAMTSGNLQTVPDQSKFMSYLLAYLADNRDDFFPAENLFNRLKLPVINNTNQATIPQYGVIQDVGDEGGDFIFIKRQASATKAPE, via the coding sequence ATGAAGCTCCTCCTGACGATAATAAGCCTAAGCTGCACCCTGCTTTCAGTTTGCGCGCAATCTAACTCCACAACCAGTGCTGCATTTAACGTTCATACGCCTCAGGACGATACCCCTCCGCAGGTGCATATAAGCGCAGACAAGCACCTGCTTCATATCTCCCTAAACGATCAGGTAGGGCTGGATACCCTCTGGTTTAACGAAGACATCATCATCCCCCCAAAGGATACCAGCTATACTTTTTCGAGACCAAAAAGCCACTCCAATATGTACTGGCTCAAGGCCACTGACCTTAAAGGCAACACTTACGAAGAAACCTTTGCCCTGGATGAAAGAGGACAATTGCAAAGAGGCGTAATTCCTGTAAGCCAACCCAAAGCCATAGCCTCCATGTTTGATGCCAGCTACTATGCTCTGATGATAGGGGTGCAAAACTATGAAGATGATGAAATTGAAGACCTTACCTACCCGGTAGAGGATATGATACAGCTAAGCCATACCCTGATTAACCTCTATACTTTTGAACCCGAAAACGTGCAGCTTTTAAGTAACCCTACCAAGTCTGAGATTGAGCGTAAGTTGGACGAACTAAAAGAGATTGTAGGTGAGCAGGACAATCTGCTTATCTTTTATGCCGGACATGGCTACTGGAATGAAGACTCGCAAACCGGCTCATGGCTACCAGCCAACGCCCGCCTGGACAAAGCCTCTACCTGGGTCAGAAATAGTACGGTAAGAGATTATATCAAAGAAATTAACTCCAAACATACCCTGCTTATTACCGATGCCTGCTTCGGGGGTAGCATTTTTAGCAGCCGGGGCGTAAGCAGCGATGAGCTGATGACCTATAATGCCCTCTATAATGCCCCGAGCCGAAGAGCCATGACCAGTGGCAACCTGCAAACAGTACCGGACCAGAGCAAATTTATGAGCTACCTGCTTGCCTATCTGGCAGATAATCGTGATGATTTTTTTCCGGCAGAAAATTTATTTAACCGTTTAAAGCTACCTGTCATCAACAATACGAACCAGGCTACAATACCGCAGTACGGGGTCATTCAGGATGTAGGTGATGAAGGAGGAGACTTTATTTTTATAAAAAGACAAGCTTCGGCAACCAAAGCTCCGGAATAA